GTCTTCTGGACCGCATCGGCAACACGCCTCTCCTTCGTCTCGAAAGACTCTCCCGCTGGCTTCCGGCCGGGGTGGAAGTTTACGCCAAGGCCGAATTCACGAATCCCGGGGGGTCCGTCAAAGACCGGGCCGCCAAAAACATGATAATGGAGGCCATCAAAAACGGGGAGCTCACCAAAGACAAAGTCCTCTTGGATTCCACATCGGGAAACACGGGAATCGCCTACGCCATGATCGGCGCGGCCCTGGGTTATCGGGTGGAATTGGTCATGCCGGAAAACGCGTCGGAAAAGAAGCGGATCATCGAAGCCTTTGGCGCCAAGGTGATTTACACCGACCCCCTGGAAGGCTCGGACGGGGCCCAGCGGGAAGCCCAAAGGATGTACGACGCCGATCCCAAACGCTTTTATCTTCCCGACCAGTACAACAACCCCAACAATTGGAAGGCCCATTACAAAACGACGGCCGAGGAAGTCTGGCGGCAGACCGAAGGCCGCGTGACCCATTTCGTCGCGGGGATCGGCACCAGCGGAACGCTCATGGGAACCGGCCGGCGGTTGAAGGAACTCAACCCCAACGTTCGCGTGGTCGCCGTGGAACCCGCCACGCCGCTCCACGGCCTGGAAGGCTTGAAGCACATGGAAACCTCCATCGTTCCGGGCATCTACGAACCCAAGGTCCATGACCGGAAAGTGTCGGTTTACACCGAAGACGCCTACGAAATGTGCTGCCGCATGGCCCGGGAAGAGGGCGTCTTGGTGGGCTATTCCTGCGGGGCGGCCCTTCAAGGGGTTTTTGAAGTGGCCATGGGGTTGGAGGAGGGGGTCCTGGTGACGGTTCTTCCGGATTCCGGCGAACGTTACCTGCACACGCGTTACTGGGAAGAGCTCCTGGACAATTTCGAGGACTACATGAAGGACCACGAACTGTGACCCTGGCCTGGCGCCAATCCCTGGTGGGGGAACTGAAAGCCTGGTCGGAGGAATGTTATCCTTTCGAGGGGTGCGGCCTGCTGATCGGCCGCCAGGAAAAAACCGATCGGCGGCAGGTCGATCGCTTCTTTCCGTTAAAAAACCTGCTTCGCCACCGCGCCCAAGCCGACCCGGGGACCTTGGACACCGCCGCCGGCACCCTGGGCGCCCGGGTGAACACCCAGGGGCAATTCGAATTTGTGATCGACCCGGCGGAATTCAACCGCGCCGTATTGGACGCCGCCCGGGCGGGGCTGGACGTGGTCGGCGTGCTGCACACCCACCCCGACCATCCGGCCAAACCGAGCGCCACCGACGCCGCTCAGCCCCTGTTGGCGGGGTGGTCCAACGTCATCGTCAAGGTGGACCAAGGTCATTTTGTGGAAGCGCGCAGTTGGTTTCGCGCCGAAGAAACGCAACCGTTTGAGGAAGAACCCATCCGGGTTCTCTGAACCCAAGGAGACGCCATGCTTCAAAAAACCCAAACCCCCGTGTCCGTGCCGGATTACGTCGAAGAGGAAATCCGCCGATTTGAAACGAACATCCGCGAGCTTCGCGCCGGACGCATGGACATGGACGATTTTCGCCGGTTCCGGCTGAACAACGGCATTTACGGCATCCGCAACCAAACCGACAAACAGATGATCCGCATTAAAGTCCCCTTTGGTCGTCTGACGCCGGACCAATTGGAAGCCCTGGCCGACGTGACGGAAACCTTCGCTCCGTCTAAAATCGGCCACTGGACGACCCGCCAAAATCTTCAAATCCACATGATCCCCTTGGAAGACACCCCGAAAGTCATGCGGCGTGTGGCCGAATCGGGCTTGACCCCCCGGGAAGGGTGCGGAAACACCGTTCGCAACATCACGGCCAATCCCTACACCGGCGTGCAACCGGGCGAAGTTTTCGATGTGGCGCCCTACGCGGACGCGGCCTTTCATTACTTCTTGCGGAACCCCCTCAGCGCCAATTTGCCCCGAAAATTCAAAATGGCTTTTGAATCCACCGCCGAGGATTACGCCTTGACGGCCATTCACGACATGGCTTTCGTGGCCGAAATCCGCAACGGCGTCCGCGGCTTTCGCACGTACGTCGGCGGCGGCCTGGGCGCCACCCCCCAGGTGGCCATTCGTTTGGAGGATTTCACCCCCGCGGACCTTTTGTTGCCCTCCATCGAGGCCGTCATTCGACTCTTCGACCGCAACGGCGAACGCCAGGACAAGCTTCACGCCCGCATTAAATTTTTGGTCAAAAAATGCGGCGCCGAGGAATTTAAAAAGAAATTCCAAGCCGAACGAAAAGCGGTGATGGGAACGCGCGGGGGAACGATCGATTGGTCCTTCCCGGTTCCCGAAGAAACGGCGCCCCCGGTCCCGACCGGCGTCCCGTCGGCTTCCCCGGCGCCCGGGTTCGACCGCTGGAAATCCACCAACGTCGCCGACCAGAAACAGCCCGGTTACAGCTGGGCCACCGTGGTCCTCCCCTTGGGAGACGTGACGGCCGTTCAAATGCGCCAATTGGCCGACGTGTCCCGCCGGTTGAACGGCGGCCGCCTGCGGACCACCATCGAGCAAAACTTCCTCCTGCGCTGGGTCAAAAACGAGCACCTTCCGGCGCTTTACAACGAATTGGTTAAAATCGGGTTGGCCGCGGCCGGCGCCGGGCGGTTCTCCGACATCACCCGCTGCCCGGGCGCGGACACCTGCCAAATCGCGGTGACCAAATCCCGGGAGTTGGCCAAGGCCTTGAATGGACTTTTCGTTGATGGGCTGAAAGCGGACGCGGACATGGAAGGGTTGCACGTCAAAATATCGGGCTGCACCAATTCCTGCGGCCAACACCACATCGGGACCTTGGGATTCTACGGCACCTACCGCAAGGTCGGCGAGCGGGCCGTTCCTCACTATATGGTCCTGGTGGGCGGATCGACCAAGGAAGGCGAGGTCAAATTCGGCCAACCCGTGGGCGCCTTACCGGCCCGCCGGGTTCCCGACGCTGTCAAAAAGCTAGTGACCCTCTTTAAAGGGGAAAAACAGGGCGCGGAAAGCTTCGCCCAGTGGCTGGAACGCGTGGGAAAACCCCGGATCAAATCCGAAATCCAGGAATTCACCGCGTTGCCGCCCTACGAACAGAACCCCTCGCTTTACTTCGATTGGGGCGAAAACGCCGATTTCAAAGTGGACATCGGCGTCGGGGAGTGCGCGGCTTAACCTCGCCCGGGGGCGCGTGATCCCCCCAAACACCGTGACGGACCTCGACCTCCCCCGCTACGCGCGCCAAATGATCCTCCCCGAAGTCGGGGGGAAGGGACAACAGGCGCTCGCCGCCGCCCGGGTCGCCCTGGTCGGGCTGGGCGGATTGGGTTCTCCCGCCGCTTTTTATCTGGCCGGGGCGGGGGTTGGCACCCTCGGGTTGATCGACGACGACGCGGTCGACGTCTCCAACCTCCATCGACAACCCCTTCACGCCACGCCGGACCAAGGCCGTCCCAAAACGATCTCCGCCCGGGAAAAATTGGCCGCCCTCAACCCCGCGATCCGCCTCGCCGAACATCGCCTTCGTTTGACGGGGAAAAACGCCGCCCCCCTCCTGTCCGATTACGATCTGGTCCTGGACGGTTCCGACAATTTCGACACGCGCTACATCGTCAACGACGCCGCCCAGCGCCGGGGGATCCCCCTGGTGTGGGGGGCGGTTCTTCGTTGGGAAGGGCAGATCATGACGGTCCGCCCCGGACGATCGGCCTGCTACCGCTGCCTTTTCCCCGAACCCCCCGATCCCGCCTTGGCCGCTTCCTGCGCCGACGCGGGCGTCGTGGGCCCCCTGGCGGGGCTCGTGGGGAGCTGGATGGCCCTGGAAGCTTTAAAGATTCTCTGGGGAGCGGGCGCGCCCCTCGTGAACCGACTGCTGTTGATCGACGGCCGCTCCGGCCGCGTGCGGGAGCGCGTGGTGGAACGGCGAAAAACCTGCCCGGCCTGCGCCCCCGGCGCCGGCGTCTCGACGGCCGTTTGACATTCCCCGGGCAAATTTCTTTAATGGGCACGCTTCTTCAACGGCGCAGGGCACCGGACCGCGGGGGAGCGACACCGGAATCCCGTTGGTCGCCCGAATTTTAAACGAAACACCGAAACGTCGCCTTGCATCGGCGGCCCCGAGCCGCGCGGATCGCTTATTTTGCGGGAACCCCCCGCCACCGAAAAAAGAGAGGTAATCATGGCTGAAATGCTCGTCGTGGTCAGCAAGATCAAAAAGATGGTGAAAGAAAAAGGCTTCCGCACCGGTGGCGATTACGTGGACGCGCTGTCCAAAAAAGTCGAAGGCATCGTCAACGACTCCGTGACCAAGGTGCAAAACGAGGGCAAAAAGAAAACCCTCGGCGCCGAAGACCTCTAAACTTTTCCACCGGCGGGCCCCGGCCCGCGGTGTTCCTCATGGCCGCTTTTACTCCGGAGGACATCGGGCGCCTGTTTACACCGTTGGCGCCCCGTTATCGACGCTTCAACCGATGGGCCAGCCTCGGGCAGGACAATCGCTGGCGGCGATCGCTGATCGCCGAAATTCAAGGACACCGACGGGTGTTGGACGTCGGCACCGGCACCGGAGAGCTGGCGTCTTTGGCCGCCGCGCGCGGCGCTTCGGCGGTGGGGCTGGATGTCAGCCCGGGCATGCTGGTTGAGGCCCGGCGGCGCCGGCCCGAAGGCGCGTGGGTGTTGGGGGACGGTAAAACGTTTCCCTTCCCGGACGGCGTGTTCGACGCCGTGGTGTCCGCCTACGTGATGCGCAACTTGTTCAAGGGCGGCGTCTTGCCGGACGTCCTGCGGGAAGCCCGGCGCGTTCTGGCCCCTGGCGGCCGGTTGGTATTTTTGGATTTAACGAGACCCGAAGGGGTCTTTCAACGGTGGGGGCATGGTTTGTATAATCGGACCATCCTGCCGGCGTTGGGTCGTTGTTTTTTCGGCGAACATTGGCCCGGGGGTTATCTGGCGGATTCGATTGACGCGTTGCCCCCCGCGGACGAACTTCGGTTGATTTTCCAAACCTGCGGTTTTCGGTCTTTAACGCTCCGCCCGTTGTGGGGGGGCGTCGTCTCGCTGTTCATTGGGAGTGCCTCGTGACGTTTCAATATCTTCAGGTTCTGGTGTTCGCGCTCATCGGCTTCACTTTTTTCTCCGTCCTCCTGCTGGCGGCGGGATTGGTGCGGGAGCGCGGCACCACCAAAGACACCACCGCCTACGAGTGCGGCATGGAGCCCGTGGGCTCAGCCTGGATCTCGCCCAACATTCGTTTTTACGTTTTCGCCCTCTTGTTCGTGGTTTTCGACGTCGAAGCGCTTTTTGTTTTTCCCTGGGCGGTCCAGTTCCGGGCCCTGGGGGTCGAAGGGTTTGTCGCGGTCATGCTTTTTGTCGGCGTTCTTTTTTTCGGGCTCGTCTACGCCTGGAAAAAAGGCGCTTTGAGATGGGAGTGACGACGTGGGCGGCCTGATTTTCGAAAAACTACCCGGCGTTTCCCATAAACTTCCCGGCGGGGAACTGCTCCTCACCACCGTGGACCTGTTTGTCGACTGGACGCGCAAATCCAGCATCTGGCCCCTGACCTTCGGTTTGGCCTGTTGCGCCATTGAAATGATGGCGGCCTATTCCACCCGGTTTGACGTCAACCGCTTCGGCGTGATCCCCCGCCCTTCGCCCCGCCAAGCCGACCTCATGATCATCGCCGGCACCGTCACCAAAAAGATGGCTCCCGCCATCGAAAAGCTGTATTACCAGATGCCCGAACCCCGCTTTGTGATCTCCATGGGGGCCTGCGCCAATTGCGGCGGCCCCTATTTCGATTCGTACTCCGTGGTCAAAGGGGTGGATCGCGTCATCCCCGTCGACGTCTACATCCCCGGCTGTCCGCCCCGTCCGGAAGCCCTGCACAACGCCATTTTGGCCCTGCAAAAGAAAATCGACACGATGTACGTCGCGGGCCTCAAGGTCAAGGTCGGATGATCGTGGAAAAAGCCGCCCTCCTTCAAACCCTGCATCAACATTTTGCCGACGTTCAGGACGTCGTGTCGGCGGATCCCAAGTTCGTGCGGGGGGGGGACGAGCCCCAAATCAAAGTTCCCGCGGCTAAAATTTTCGACGTGGCGGCCTTCCTTAAGAACGACCTGCGCTTCGACCTCCTCAATTTCTTTACCGCCGTCGATTACGTCAAAGAAAATCGATTCGAATTGGTTTACCATTTCATGCAAACCGACGCCCCCACCGCCGAGATATTCCTGAAGGTTGATCTCCCCCGGGACGGCGAACCCGCGCTCCCCTCCCTCACGCCCCTCTACGCGGCGGCCGATTGGCAGGAGCGGGAAACCTACGATTTGTTCGGCATTCGGTTTAACGGCCACCCCAACCTTCGCCGGATTTTGCTTTGGGAAGGCTACAACGGTTGGCCGCTGCGAAAAGACTACGTCCACACGGCGGACAAATACGACAACGGGTCCGAGATCGGCCTGCCCAAAGCCGCCCCGGCCGCCCACGGAGCCGCCCAATGACGACGCCTCTCGCCGGTCCGGCCGGCCAGGTCAACGAACGCGCCGATTCCCTCTTGCCGGGTCCCTCCTTTGAAACCAAGATGGAGCGGATCTCCGAACACGAAATGCTTCTCAACATGGGCCCCCAGCATCCTTCGACCCACGGCGTGTTGCGCGTGGTCCTGCGTTTGGACGGAGAAATGGTGACCGGCGCCGTCCCCGACCTGGGCTACCTGCACCGGGGCGTGGAGAAACTCGCCGAAAACCGCACTTACTCCCAATTCATCATATTGACGGACCGGGACGACTACCTCTGCGCCATGCTCAACAACTGGGCCTATTGCTTGACGGTGGAGAAACTCCTGAAAGTCGAAATCCCGGAACGGGCCCAGTATCTGCGGGTCATCGCCGGGGAATTGAACCGGATCGCCTCCCACCTGCTTTTCATCGGGACCTTCGGCATCGACATCGGCGCCTTCACCCCTTTCCTTTACGCCTTCGGCCGCGAACGGGAAATGATCATGGACCTCTTTGAGCAACTCTGCGGCGCCCGCATTACCTACAACTACGTGCGCATCGGCGGGGTCTCCAACGACGTGCCCGAGGGCTGGATCGAGAAGGCCAAGAAGTTTGTGGCCCACATGAAGACCTGCCTCAAGGAATACGATGATCTGCTGAGCTACAACCCCATTTTCATGGACCGAACCAAGGGCATCGGCGTTCTTTCCAAGGAAAAAGCCATTGCCTACGGTGTGACGGGTCCGAACCTGCGCGCCAGCGGCGTCAACCTGGACCTCCGCAAGAGCGCCCCCTACGGGATCTACTCGAAATTTCAATTCGACGCGGCCGTTCGGACCAACGGCGATTGCTGGGACCGCTACATGGTCCGGCGGGATGAAATCGAACAATCTTGCCGAATTTTGGAGCAGGCTTTGGAAAGCTTCCCCGCGGGCGAAATCCTGGGCAAAGTGCCCAAGGCCAACCTTCGTCCGCCCGCCGGAGAGGCGTACGGCCAGTTGGAAGGCGCCCGTGGTATTCTGGGAGTCTATTTGGTGTCCGATGGGGGCTTGAGCCCCTACCGCCTGCACCTCCGAGCCCCTTCCTACATCAATTTGGCGACCCTTCAAGAAATTCTCACGGGTTGGAAAGTGGCGGACGTGATCGCCATTTTGGGCTCCATTGACATCGTGTTGGGCGAGGTCGACCGCTAATGGCCAAGGGACCGTGGGCGGTCACGGGGCCCTGGGCCCCCAATCAAACCCCTCAAGGCATCCGAGGGCGTTACCTCCGTTCTTTCCTGGTGTTGGGAGTGCTTCTGGGCGGCCTCTTTGGAATCACGCTCCTCATCGGGGAACCCGCGCGCCTTTTTGCTTTGGGTTTCGAATTTCTCACCGCTCAAGTGGCCAAGCACGGCCTTCCGGCTTGGATTCCGTCCCTGGTGGCCTTGGTGGTCCCCTGCTCCATCCTGCTGGGGCTTATTCAAGTGCTTCCCATCTTTCTGGTCTGGTGGGAAATGAAGATCGCCGCCCACATTCAGGTCCGGTTGGGCCCCATGCGGGTCGGTTGGTGGCACGGAGCGCTCCAAACCATCGCCGACGGCATGAAGCTCCTTTTTAAAGAAGACATCGTCCCGGACGGGGCGGATCGGGTGTTGCACTTCCTGGCCCCGATCATTGTGGTGGCTCCGGCTTATCTGTGCTTCGCTCCCATTCCTTTCGGCAACGGGAGCCTGGCGGCGGTCAATTTGGACGTGGGCCTGCTTTTCATTTTGGGCGTTTCGGGCCTGACGGTCATCGGTCTCTTGATGGCCGGCTGGAGCTCCAACAACAAATATTCGGTCCTGGGCGGTTTGCGGGCGGCGGCTCAAATGGTTTCTTACGAAATCCCCCGTGTGATTGCCGTTTTGCCCGTGGTCATGTGGGCCGGGACGCTTTCGCTGGGGGGCCTGATGGACGCCCAGAAAGGCCTCTGGATGGGGTTCTTGCCGCGTTGGTTTATTTTCTATCCCGTTATTGGCCAAATCGCTTTCATCATCTACATCGTCTGCTCCATCGCCGAAACGAACCGGACGCCTTTTGACATCGCCGAGGCGGAATCCGAACTCACCTCGGGCTTCCACACCGAATATTCCGGCATGAAGTGGGCCATGTTCTTCATGGCCGAATACGCCTACATGTTTCTGGCTTCGGCGTTGGGCACCGTCCTTTTCCTGGGCGGGGGCTCGTCGCCCTGGCCCTTCTTGGACTTCGTTCCCTCTTTTGTGTGGTTCTTCGCCAAAAGCTTCTTTATCGTCTTCCTCTTTATCTGGTTCCGTTGGTCCTACCCCCGCCTTCGGGTCGATCGATTGATGGAATTTTGCTGGAAATTCCTCCTCCCCTGGTCCCTGGTCAATGTGGCCTTGGCCGGCGCGGTCTTCCTTTACCGATCATGAACTACTTTAAAACCATCGTCTTGAATAGCTGGGCGTTGCTCAAGGGCCTCAAAATCACCCTGTGGCACATGTTTTCACCGGCCATCACGGTTCAGTACCCCTACGAAAAACTGACCCTGTCCGATCGCTACCGGGGCGCCTTGGCGTTTCATCCCGACATCTGCATTTCCTGCGAGATGTGCGTCCGGGCCTGCCCGTCCAACTGCATCTCGTTGGAAGCCAAGCGGAACGAAGAAACAAAAAAGAAAGATTTGGCCTGGTACCGGATCGACTTCGGCAAATGCAATTACTGCCGGCTTTGCGAAGAAATCTGCCCGACCAAACCCAAGTCGGTTCACCACACCAAGGAATACGAGCTGTCCTTCTCCCACCGGGGGGAATTTATGCAGGAATGGAAAACCTCCGTCCCCCAACCCGCGGCGTCGGAAGCGGGGCAAATTTGGGGGCCTTCGTCGCGCGCGGCCAGAAACTCGGACCCAACCCCGCCACCAACGCCTCGGAGACGGGCTCTTCCCCGGTGGCCTGACATGATCGCGAAAATCGTTTTCGGGTTCCTGGCGGTATTGGTTTTGGTTCCAGCCGGCCTCGCCGTGACCGTCAAAAACATTTTCCATTGCGCCCTCTGGCTGGTCTTGAGCCTCACGGGGGTGGCCGGGCTCTTTGCCCTGCTGGGGGCCGACTTCCTCTTTGTGGCCCAGATCCTGGTGTACACCGGCGGCATTACGGTGCTTCTGCTTTTTGTGGTCCTTTTGTCGGGCAACCCCAAGGACTGGATTGTCAAACAGGTCAACGGGCAATGGGTTTGGGGCCTGGCGCTCTCCGCTATTTTCGTCGGGCTTTTGTCCACCCTGTTCAAGCAGATTCCGGAACCGATTGAACTGACCGTGGCCGCCCCCACGTCGGCCCCGTTGGGTTTGATGCTGGTCCGAGACATGCTGCTTCCCTTTGAGGCCGTCTCGTTGGTCCTGCTCGCGGCCCTGGTGGGCGCCATTCATTTTTCCAAGAGGAATTCCTAATGCTCCCGCTTTTCGGCTACACGATGGTGAGCGGCGTATTGGTGTCTCTGGGGATTTTCGGCGCTCTTTCCCGCCGAAACACCTTGAGCGTCCTGATCGCCATCGAGCTCATCTTCAACGCCGCCAACATCAACCTGGTGGCCTTCAATCGCTATTTACACCCGGGACAACCGACGGGCCAGGCTTTCGCGATTTTCGTCATCGCCCTGGCGGCGGCCGAGGCGGTCGTGGGCTTGGCCTTGGTGCTCACCGTCTATCGACAGTTTAAAACGGTCCTGTCCGAAGACTTGAATCTGTTGAAGGGTTAACATGCTCGACCACGCTTACCTTATCCCGCTTCTGCCCCTGGCCGCTTCGGTTCTGATCCTCTTTTTCGGCCGATGGTTGCCGCTTGAAGGGGCCTTCATCGGCATCGCCGTCGCCGCCTGGGGTCTGATCCAGTCCTGCATCATCTTGGGGGGCGTATACCTTCACCCGGCCGATCTCCTGGTGCACGAAGGCATCACGGGGCGTTACTTTGAAATGGCCCGGGATTGGTTCACCGTGGGCAATTTCCGCATGGAATTGGGCGTGATGATCGACGGCATGGCCGCCATGATGCTGGTGGTGGTCACCCTGGTTTCCTTCCTGGTTCAAGTTTACTCCCTGGGCTACCAACACGGGAAACCCCGGTTCGGCCGTTACTACGCCTACCTGTCTTTTTTCACCGCCGCCATGCTGATCCTGGTGGTGGCCAACAACCTCCTGCAATTCTTCATCGGCTGGGAACTCATGGGCGTGTCGTCTTATCTCTTGATCGGATTTGAATTCGAACGGCCCGCCGCCGCTTACGCCAGTCGGAAAGCCTTCATCACCACCCGCGTCGGGGATTTGGGTTTCTACGCGGGCCTGTTGCTCCTCTTCACCGCCCTGGGCACGGCCAACTTCGGCATCATCAGCGCCGAGCATGTCCAAGCCATCGGTCCGGGCCTGGCCACGGCTATTTCGCTTCTCCTCTTCTGCGGGGCCGTGGGGAAATCCGCCCAGCTGCCCTTGCACGTGTGGCTCCCCGACGCCATGGAAGGCCCGACGCCCGTATCGGCCTTGATTCACGCGGCGACCATGGTGGCGGCCGGGGTGTTTCTCCTGGGCCGTTTCAGTTACATCTTTGAGCTTTCGCCCATCGCCCAAACCGTCGTCGCCTGGACGGGGGGACTGACCGCCTTGGGCGCCGCCTTGAGCGCCATCACCGCCACCGACATCAAGAAAGTTCTCGCCTACTCGACCATCAGCCAATTGGGCTACATGGTGTTGGCCATGGGCGTGGGCGACCACCAGGCCGGGATGTTCCATTTGACGACCCACGCCTTTTTCAAAGCCCTGCTGTTCCTGGGCGCCGGCAGCGTGATTCATTCCGTTCACACCAACGAGATGCCCCTCATGGGCGGTTTGGGGAAAAAGATGCCGGTGACGTTCATCACCATGGCCTGCGCCTGGCTGGCCATCATCGGGTTTCCGTATATTTCCTCGGGGTTTTACTCCAAAGAAGCCATTTTGTCCGCGGTGTATGAAAAGCACGAATACGTCCTTTTCGCCATCGCCGGATTCACCGCGCTCCTCACCACGTTTTACATGACCCGCCTCATGATCCTGACCTTCATCGGCACGCCCCGGGACGCCCACCGGTTCCAACACGCCCACGAAAGCGGGGCGTCCATGACCCTGCCGTTGTCGTTGCTGGCGGTCTTGTCCATCGTCTCCGGGTTTCTGCTTCACTACATTTGGCCCTTCGCCAAGCTCGTGCCCAAAGCCGCGGAAGTCGTGGCCGAAGCGTCGACCGAAGCGGCGAGCGAACCCGGCCATCTGGTGGTCCTCGGCGTCTCCCTGGCCGCGCTCACCCTCGGGTTGATCGGCGCCTACGCGGTGTACATCGTGGGAAGCCCCGATCCCAAAAAATTGGCCGAAAAATTTCCCCGGCTTTACACCGCCCTGGGCACCCGGTATTTCGACGCGTTTTACTTGAAGCTGGTGGACGTTCTTTGCTTCAAACCGGCCGCCTTTCTGGCGGCCTTTGATTACGAAGTCATCGATCAATTTTTCGTGGACGGCCTCGGCACCCTCGGGCGCTTCCTGTCCCGCGTTAAAAGCTGGATCGACGACCACATTGTCGACGGCGTGTTCGTCAACGGCTTCGGTTGGATCGCCCTTCGGGTCGGGGCGGGGTTGCGTTCCCTGCAAACCGGGGTCGTCCAAAACTATTTGCTCGCCGCGGCCCTGGGGGTCTTTGCCATGATCCTGTGGGCGGTCGGCGCTTTCGGCTGATTTCTTAGAACTCTAGAGGAGTATTGTCCATGTCTTTGACGCTAATCACTTTCCTGCCCTTGATCGGGTCCGCGGTTATTCTACTGATGCCGAAGGAGAAAAAGGGCCTCATCCGTGCCCTCGCCACCGCTTTCGCGGGCGCGGCCTTCCTGGTCTCGATTCAGGCCTACTTGAATTACAACGGCGGGACCGCCGAAATGCAATTGGTGGAACGGCACGCCTGGATTCCGGTCTTCGACATTCATTACTACCTGGGCGTGGACGGCCTGTCGATGCCCCTGGTGCTGTTGACCACCCTTCTGTCGCTCGTTTCCGTCATCGCGTCCTTCGGCATCGAGAACCGGGTGAAAGAATATTTCTTC
The window above is part of the Elusimicrobiota bacterium genome. Proteins encoded here:
- a CDS encoding NADH-quinone oxidoreductase subunit J, which gives rise to MNYFKTIVLNSWALLKGLKITLWHMFSPAITVQYPYEKLTLSDRYRGALAFHPDICISCEMCVRACPSNCISLEAKRNEETKKKDLAWYRIDFGKCNYCRLCEEICPTKPKSVHHTKEYELSFSHRGEFMQEWKTSVPQPAASEAGQIWGPSSRAARNSDPTPPPTPRRRALPRWPDMIAKIVFGFLAVLVLVPAGLAVTVKNIFHCALWLVLSLTGVAGLFALLGADFLFVAQILVYTGGITVLLLFVVLLSGNPKDWIVKQVNGQWVWGLALSAIFVGLLSTLFKQIPEPIELTVAAPTSAPLGLMLVRDMLLPFEAVSLVLLAALVGAIHFSKRNS
- the nuoK gene encoding NADH-quinone oxidoreductase subunit NuoK: MLPLFGYTMVSGVLVSLGIFGALSRRNTLSVLIAIELIFNAANINLVAFNRYLHPGQPTGQAFAIFVIALAAAEAVVGLALVLTVYRQFKTVLSEDLNLLKG
- the nuoL gene encoding NADH-quinone oxidoreductase subunit L — its product is MLDHAYLIPLLPLAASVLILFFGRWLPLEGAFIGIAVAAWGLIQSCIILGGVYLHPADLLVHEGITGRYFEMARDWFTVGNFRMELGVMIDGMAAMMLVVVTLVSFLVQVYSLGYQHGKPRFGRYYAYLSFFTAAMLILVVANNLLQFFIGWELMGVSSYLLIGFEFERPAAAYASRKAFITTRVGDLGFYAGLLLLFTALGTANFGIISAEHVQAIGPGLATAISLLLFCGAVGKSAQLPLHVWLPDAMEGPTPVSALIHAATMVAAGVFLLGRFSYIFELSPIAQTVVAWTGGLTALGAALSAITATDIKKVLAYSTISQLGYMVLAMGVGDHQAGMFHLTTHAFFKALLFLGAGSVIHSVHTNEMPLMGGLGKKMPVTFITMACAWLAIIGFPYISSGFYSKEAILSAVYEKHEYVLFAIAGFTALLTTFYMTRLMILTFIGTPRDAHRFQHAHESGASMTLPLSLLAVLSIVSGFLLHYIWPFAKLVPKAAEVVAEASTEAASEPGHLVVLGVSLAALTLGLIGAYAVYIVGSPDPKKLAEKFPRLYTALGTRYFDAFYLKLVDVLCFKPAAFLAAFDYEVIDQFFVDGLGTLGRFLSRVKSWIDDHIVDGVFVNGFGWIALRVGAGLRSLQTGVVQNYLLAAALGVFAMILWAVGAFG